TCCACTACCAGCTGGTGACAGTGGGCCCAAAAATTCCCCGGACCAGGGCAAGCAAATTTTGTCGGATAACGCAGCACAGAAACGAGACGAGTGGAAAAATAAAACCTTTGAGGAGTTTAAAGCCCAAACCTATAAGGAACCCTTTGAAGGTGGGAAATATATTGTGAACGGTGATACCCCCATTCTCAATGAAAAACTTCTACAGGAATTTTTTGAAACTCGAATAAAGGAGTCAAACAGCTCTCGCGAGAGGGTTCGAACGAAATTAACCGTTCATCAAGTCAATGGTCAGGACGCCGTGTGGAATTCTATAGAAAAACGGCAACTGACCTACTGCGTTAGTAAAACATTTGGTGCGAATTATGAAAAAATGAAGTCCGACATGGAGGCGGCCGGAAATGCATGGGAGGCGGTGGCTGCTGTGGATTTCATTTATGTGGGGGGAGAGGATGATTCTTGCACGGCGTCTAATCCGAATGTGGTTTTTGATGTACGCCCGGTCAACGTGAATGGGCAATATCTGGCTCGAGCCTTTTTCCCGAATGAACAGCGGTCCTCACGAAATGTTTTGGTGGATAACAGTTCTTTTCAACTGGATCCAAATGGCAAGCTATCGCTACAAGGGATATTGCGGCATGAATTAGGTCATACGATAGGATTTCGGCATGAGCATACCCGCCCGGATTCGGGTACCTGTTTCGAAGATAGTAATTGGCGGCCGTTAACCAGTTACGATGCCTTCTCGGTTATGCATTATCCGCAATGTAACGGTAAAGGAGATTGGACCCTGACCCTGACCAATATCGATAAAAATGGGGCAGCGTGTTTGTATGGCCCTGCGCAGGGATTCACCATTGATACCGCAATATGTCAGGGACCCGTGGAACCGGTGGGACCCATAGCCTGCGGACCCAAAACGGAAAATTTTGTCGGACAAAGTGTGGCCAAGAATGCAGAGAAAACCTATGGCCCCTTTATGGTGGTTCCGGGAACATTAGTGGAAGTGGTTATGCATGGAGAAGCCAATCCCGGTGATCCCGATCTCTATGTTCGGTTCAATCAGGATCCCACAACGACTGCCTATGATTGCCGTCCTTATCTCTCGGGTGCGGAAGAAAAGTGCGTCCTTGATGTGCCAACCAATGGGACTGCGGTCCATGTAAAAGTTCGGGGATATTCAGACGCGCATTTCAATCTTACCGTGACTCATACTCCTACACATTAATAGCTCAGCACATCTGATATCAGGGTAGAGAGGCTTTTGCCTCTCTACCCTGATTCTGTTGAACCACTGGGGTAAAGACAAGTTCCGGATAAGTTAATGAGAGATTAGCGGTATTAGGGGGAGGATTGAGCACAGCGGAAGCCGATGTTCGCGGAACGTTCTTCTGGAATGGCACCCCCACGAGTCGCTGACCGCAACATGACTGGCCGACTTTTCCATGATCCGCCCCGTACAACCTTATAACGACCTGATTTGGGCCCAGGCGGATTCCTGGCTGGCATGATGGGGTAATAATCTGGTCCCAGCCAATCATTAACCCATTCCGCGATATTACCAGCCAAATGCAATATTTTATAAATACTTTGGCCATCCTCGAAGCTATCCACCGTTGCAACCAGAGGAATTTCATGGACGTGGTATTGTCCGAATACGGCTAAGTCCGCTGTCGGGTCCATTTCCCCCCACGGAAAGATGCGGGCAGATTCCCCTCTTGCCGCTTTCTCCCATTCAGCTTCCGACGGTAGTCGTTTGTCATGATGTTCGCAAAATGCTTTGGCTTCCTCCCATGTGATGTAGAGGGCCGGCCAGGAAGCGAGTGCCTCATCAGGAATGAAATGCACACTAATGAGATGCCAGATGAGGCCCCGTAATTCATGAGAGACTGGCCTGTTGGTTGTGAGCAGAAATGCCAGATATTCGCTTAAGGTGCCTTCATAGCGATCCATGAGAAATTTATCCACCCAGATGTGACGTTGAGGAAATTCCGTGTCGTCATAGTGCATTTCAAGGCTATGTCGAAGATCGTCTCGCCGATTGGTTCCCATTAAAAATACTCCTTCGGGAATGGGAACTTGTGGGGAGGGTTTGGCCAAGCTGGCGATATGGGCGATATGCTCATCAACTTCGTCGGGAGGTAGGAGGGTCTCTCCGATTGCCAAACAGGAAGATCCCAAGAGAAGCCCTATGGAAAGGAAGGCCGTCAATAAAAGATAATGTAGGATTCGAACTGCTGTGAACGGAAGGTAAAATGTGTGAAGCATGTTTCTAGTCGTGTATGTGAAGTCAAATGAGGGCAGTCTACGTGAAGGGCACTTTGGGAGCAAGCCGGAATAGCTGGAGATGCAACATGATAATAAAGTCGAGTCAATGATTAGGTTCGAAAATCACCGAGTAAGGGAATTGGAGTCATCTGAAATTTGGTCTACAGCCACAGCATGTACCCGTGCGAAGTGAATCAGCGTGGCGCAGGGAATGTATTATACGGGGATGCCAGAAATTGTAAGGCGAGCGGCGAAGACATCCACAGATGCCGGATTCAATACCCATACGTTTTCATGGCTTGGTATTCTTGCGGGGAGCGGTTGTCTCAAGGCTCATAACAAAAATGTATATCAGAGCTGAAACAAAAAAGAGGTTCCTGTAAGTGGAGGTGCTATGGCTACGTTAAAATGTGCCTGGTTGGTCTGTATTAGTTGTTTCTGGTTTTTCTTCAAGGGCGGGAGCGGGAGTTGCATCCGTCATGAGGTTGTCCAAAAACCATTGATCGATCGGTTCAGGGCCTAGCCGTCAATAATCTTGTCAATCCATGAGGGAAAATTTGTACTCTGCAAAACCTGGAAAGTGTTGTGGGCTTAGCCCCAAGGAGAATTTACTGATTTTCACGGACGAGTTCTTGGCGAG
Above is a window of Candidatus Nitrospira neomarina DNA encoding:
- a CDS encoding matrixin family metalloprotease — translated: MKNCRFFLNQTLTVIGIVIGLTACSQLHTTPLPAGDSGPKNSPDQGKQILSDNAAQKRDEWKNKTFEEFKAQTYKEPFEGGKYIVNGDTPILNEKLLQEFFETRIKESNSSRERVRTKLTVHQVNGQDAVWNSIEKRQLTYCVSKTFGANYEKMKSDMEAAGNAWEAVAAVDFIYVGGEDDSCTASNPNVVFDVRPVNVNGQYLARAFFPNEQRSSRNVLVDNSSFQLDPNGKLSLQGILRHELGHTIGFRHEHTRPDSGTCFEDSNWRPLTSYDAFSVMHYPQCNGKGDWTLTLTNIDKNGAACLYGPAQGFTIDTAICQGPVEPVGPIACGPKTENFVGQSVAKNAEKTYGPFMVVPGTLVEVVMHGEANPGDPDLYVRFNQDPTTTAYDCRPYLSGAEEKCVLDVPTNGTAVHVKVRGYSDAHFNLTVTHTPTH
- a CDS encoding formylglycine-generating enzyme family protein, with the translated sequence MLHTFYLPFTAVRILHYLLLTAFLSIGLLLGSSCLAIGETLLPPDEVDEHIAHIASLAKPSPQVPIPEGVFLMGTNRRDDLRHSLEMHYDDTEFPQRHIWVDKFLMDRYEGTLSEYLAFLLTTNRPVSHELRGLIWHLISVHFIPDEALASWPALYITWEEAKAFCEHHDKRLPSEAEWEKAARGESARIFPWGEMDPTADLAVFGQYHVHEIPLVATVDSFEDGQSIYKILHLAGNIAEWVNDWLGPDYYPIMPARNPPGPKSGRYKVVRGGSWKSRPVMLRSATRGGAIPEERSANIGFRCAQSSP